GGGCCGCCCCGGTCAACCCGGCAGGCGGCCCCTTTCTGCTGTGTCAGCGCTGTTGGATCAAGCCCTCATACGGATTCCGTTTATTTCGTTGACAAATCAGAACACCACCGATCTGTCAACTCCACGTCCGGAACCCGCTTCGACTCCTACTCGCTCCGCCAATCGGAGTCCGTATCAGAAGCGCACGATGTCCGGCGGCGTCCAGGCGTGCAGCGCCTCGCTCAGCAGCACCTCACCGTCCGGCCAGTCGCCGTGCCCGCTGGCGACGTTGATGTGCCCCGCCTCACCCGCCGAGATGAACGCCGCGCCCCACGCGTCCGCGAACGCCTCGGCCCGCTCGAAACTGGCGAACGGGTCGTTCTCGCTGGCGACCACCAGCGCCGGGAACGGCAACTCCTGCATGGGCACCGGGGCCATCTGCGCCACGGCCGGGTACTCATCGAACGCCCGGTCCGCGTCGGTCGGACTGACCAGCAGCGCGCCCTTCACCCGCCCGTGCCCGCCCGTCAGGGCCGCCCAGTGCACGATGTTCAGCACCCCGCACGAGTGCCCCACCAGCACCAGATCACCCGGCGTCGCCTCGATCACCTCCTGAAGCCGCTGCGACCACGCCGCCGGGGTCGGGCGGTCCGGGTCGTCCTGCCGCACGCGCGCCGCGCCGAACTTCTCGGTCCACAGGGACTGCCAGTGCTCCGGGCCGCTGTCCCCCAGGCCCGGCACGATCACGATGGTCGGTGTCATGCGCTCAGGCTACCGCCTGGGTGGATGAGTGACTACAGGTTGATCGGCATCCAATACTTCGCTTACATGTTCACTTAGGGCATCTCACAGGCAACCCGTAGGACGTTGGGGTCTATCCCTCCCGCCACCGAGCGATTTGATGTAACTCGAGCACCTCCAGAATTACGAAGAGCTTGGGAAATAGCAGCCGTTGGCCTATATGAAATACTCGTAAACATTCCCAACAAAGCAGAATCAGCAGCAATGATGTAAGGCGCTACTGTGGAATATTTATTGAACGGGCTATATTGCCCATATTCACTACCATACTGTCCGTATTTATTAAACATACTGTGGGTGCCGTAAGGGCTGCCATATCGGCTGTAGTCATTTGATATGCTATTCGCACCATACGCACCGTCGCAGGTTCCAAGGAAATTACCATCGGCGGCCACAATCATGGCGCCCCTAAGATTTCCAGCGATGGCAGACGAGCTGCTTGCCAGACAAAGCACACACAGAAATCCACGCCATTGGCTCATATCATCCCTCCATAGCAATTTAATTCACTGGGCTTGGCGCCATCTTACTCCTTGATCTACAGAGAAAC
This Deinococcus seoulensis DNA region includes the following protein-coding sequences:
- a CDS encoding RBBP9/YdeN family alpha/beta hydrolase, producing MTPTIVIVPGLGDSGPEHWQSLWTEKFGAARVRQDDPDRPTPAAWSQRLQEVIEATPGDLVLVGHSCGVLNIVHWAALTGGHGRVKGALLVSPTDADRAFDEYPAVAQMAPVPMQELPFPALVVASENDPFASFERAEAFADAWGAAFISAGEAGHINVASGHGDWPDGEVLLSEALHAWTPPDIVRF